A window of the Lactuca sativa cultivar Salinas chromosome 5, Lsat_Salinas_v11, whole genome shotgun sequence genome harbors these coding sequences:
- the LOC111914835 gene encoding uncharacterized mitochondrial protein AtMg00860-like, whose amino-acid sequence MVKEGIVLGHKVLRKGIEVDRAKVDTIAMLPPPTNVKGVRSFLGHAGFYRHFIKDFSKITRPLTQLLLKDTPFNFSKEYHEAFHLLKERLNTTPIMIAPNLNLPFELMCDASDYVVGFALGKRVDKHFQPIYYASKTLNPTQ is encoded by the coding sequence ATGGTAAAAGAAGGAATTGTGTTGGGACACAAAGTTTTAAGGAAGGGGATAGAAGTGGATAGAGCAAAAGTGGACACAATAGCTATGTTACCCCCTCCAACAAATGTAAAAGGGGTAAGGAGTTTTCTTGGCCATGCAGGATTTTATCGTCACTTCATTAAAGACTTCTCAAAGATAACTAGGCCTTTGACTCAACTACTCTTGAAGGACACTCCATTCAATTTCTCTAAAGAATATCATGAAGCATTTCATTTATTAAAGGAAAGATTAAACACTACTCCTATCATGATAGCCCCAAATTTGAATCTTCCTTTCGAGCTgatgtgtgatgctagtgactatGTGGTGGGATTTGCTTTAGGGAAAAGGGTTGATAAACATTTTCAACCTATTTACTATGCAAGCAAAACTTTGAACCCAACTCAATAG
- the LOC111914836 gene encoding uncharacterized protein LOC111914836, with amino-acid sequence MDSTSPPPEQKNRPPVKPYQPPLRFPARARQEKNDVDYQKFLEHIKALQINMSFIEAVAQMPKYAKFLKELLTNRKKMEEVKKVVLNDNCSAAMLNKLPKKKGDPRSLTLPCQFRNLATIYALANSGEIINLMSYSFFKKLDLSEPRPIRMAINLANKIVTFPKGIYKDLLVKVDKFVFLADFIVLDMEADPQVLIILGRPFHNTASAIVDMRDSKFSLRVGDELATFGVDQAMKHARSSDDTSFSVDMLEELMEEWKEDEPSKSTITFEEEFDAERDLMEIERLLEEAEYMI; translated from the coding sequence atggactcgacgagtcccccacCTGAACAGAAAAACAGGCCTCCTGTTAAGCCATATCAGCCTCCACTGCGATTTCCAGCTCGAGCTAGACAAGAAAAGAATGATGTTGACTACCAAAAGTTTCTAGAACATATAAAAGCTCTCCAAATTAATATGTCATTCATCGAGGCGGTTGCACAAATGCCTAAATATGCCAAATTCCTCAAGGAGCTTCTAACTAATAGAAAGAAGATGGAAGAGGTGAAAAAAGTGGTCCTAAATGATAATTGCTCAGCTGCCATGTTGAACAAATTACCtaagaagaagggtgatccgaGAAGCTTAACCTTGCCTTGTCAATTCAGAAACTTAGCTACTATTTATGCATTGGCTAATTCGGGGGAAATTATAAATCTCATGTCATACTCATTCTTCAAGAAATTAGATCTTTCGGAGCCAAGGCCAATTCGAATGGCAATTAACTTAGCAAATAAAATAGTCACATTCCCAAAGGGAATATACAAAGATCTATTGGTAAAAGTTGATAAGTTTGTGTTCCTCGCGGACTTCATAGTACTAGACATGGAAGCGGATCCTCAAGTCCTAATCATACTTGGAAGACCTTTCCACAACACCGCGAGTGCTATAGTTGACATGCGAGATTCCAAATTTAGTCTTAGGGTGGGAGACGAATTAGCTACATTTGGAGTTGATCAAGCCATGAAGCATGCAAGGAGCAGTGATGACACGTCATTCTCGGTTGATATGTTGGAAGAGTTAATGGAGGAATGGAAAGAAGATGAGCCCAGCAAGTCCACCATCACCTTTGAAGAAGAATTTGATGCTGAAAGAGACCTGATGGAGATAGAGAGACTGCTCGAGGAAGCTGAATATATGATCTAA